Genomic window (Nitrospirota bacterium):
GCTTGCCTTGCCCCAGACCTTTTTCAACAAGCTTGCTCTTTCCAATAAAAATGTCCGTCCTGGCCTCATCCATCTCCACGCCGGAATATCCCAAGGCTGCCATGATCCTGCCCCAGTTCGCGTCTTCACCGAACAGCGCGGTCTTGACAAGGCTTGACTTCGCCACGGTCATGGCGGCGCGTTTTGCCTCAACGGGGCTCCTTGCGTTCCTGACCTCGATCTCCACGAACTTTGTCGCGCCTTCGCCGTCCTTCACTACCTGTTTTGCCAGCGAGCGTGCCACCGTATCGAGGCACACCTGGAACTTCTTGCTGTCCTTGCCGCCCGCAACGGGACGCTTGTTGAGCGCCGCACCGTTCGCCATGCAGAGTATCAGATCATTCGTGCTCATGTCTCCATCCACCGTGATGTTATTGAAAGAACTCTCCGTGGACGCGAGCAGTGACTTCTTGAGCATAGGCCCTGAGATGTTTGCGTTCGTTACGATAAAGCAGAGCATGGTCGCCATGTTCGGGTGGATCATGCCTGAGCCCTTGGCGATTCCGGCGATCGTGACCGTCTTGCCGCCGATCTCCTCCTGCACGATCGAAATCTTGGGATAGAGGTCCGTGGTCATAATGGCCTCGGCCGCCTGCTCCCAGCCAAAGGTCGAAAGCAGGCCGACCGCAGTGCTGATGCCCGTTGCCATCTTCGACATGGGCAGAAATTCACCGATCACGCCGGTCGATGCGACGTATACCGCCTCAGGCTTGATGCCCAGCTCCCGGGCTGCGATCTCCGCCGTGGCACGCGCATCAGTGAGTCCCTGCTTGCCGGTGCAGGCATTGGCGCAACCGCTGTTCGCGATGATTGCCTGCCCTTTCCCGGACCTCACCCTCGCCATGTCCAGCAAAATTGACGCGGCTTTCACCCGGTTCTTTGTGAAGACCCCGGCAACGGCTGCCTCGCGGTCGGAATAGATGATCGCAAGGTCTTTTTTGTCGGTCTTCTTGATCCCGCAATGGATCCCCCACGCCTTATACCCCGGCACGGAAAAATTCTTTGTATCCAGAATTCTCATGATTCAACCCCTGATTGCCTGAATTATAAATGAATCGAGGAAACAGCGAGCATGGGAGAAAACAAATTCTCCGACGTCGATTCACGTTGTTCTTACGGGAAAACCCCGGCGAGCCTGAGACCTTCCGCTTCATTAAATCCCATCATCAGGTTCATGTTCTGGATCGCCTGGCCCGAGGCGCCCTTGACAAGGTTGTCAATGGCAGTGACCACGACCGCACGTCCGGTCCGTGTATCAGCATAGACGCCGATATCGCAGAAGTTCGAGCCCCGTACGTTCCGAACGTTCGGGAACTGGCCTATTGGCAGCAGTCGCACGAATGGTGCATCTTGGTAGAAGTCCCGATACCACGCGTGGAGCTGGTCCGTATCTACCGGTGATTTCTGCTTCGCGTAGATCGTGGTCAAAATACCCCGGTTCATGGGCACCAGGTGCGGCGTGAACGAAAGGATAATCTGCTTTCCCGCCAGAGCGGATAGCTCCTGTTCAATCTCCGGCGTATGACGGTGCGTTCCGACCTTGTAGGCCATGAGTCCCTCGTTCACTTCCGGGTAATGGTGCGCCAGCGAAGGACTGCGGCCCGAACCCGAGACGCCGGACTTGGAGTCGATGATTATGCTCCCCAGGTCTACTCTGCCCTTTTGCATGAGAGGCGCAAGCCCTAATATCGCGCTCGTGGGGTAACACCCCGGGTTCGCGATCAGTGAGGCCTTTTTTATCTTTTCCCGGTGCAGCTCCGGCAGACCGTAAACCGCCTGCTTGAGGAGCTCAGGGTACTGGTGCGTGTTCTCATACCACATCGCGTACACTGAGGGGTCCGTGAGCCGGTAATCGGCGGAGAGGTCCACTACCTTTTTGCCAAGCAGGTGGAAGCGGAATGCCGCCTCCTGCGCGGTTACATGCGGAAGAGCGAGAAACACAAAATCCGATTTCTTCGCAATGGCATCCGGGTCGAGGGGTTCGCACACCAGGGAGGTCAATCCCGCAAGGTGGGGAAAGATTGACGCAATGGGTTTTCCCGCGGATTTTTCCGATGTGATCGCGGTCACGACTACCCTCGAATGGTTCAGGAGGATGCGCATGAGTTCTCCGCCCGTGTATCCGCTCGATCCCACGATCGCTATGTTCAGTTTTTCGTCACTCATTGTCGTGCACCCCGCTCATGTATTCCAAAGGAGCATTGAGCAAAATAAAAGGGAAGGCATCTCTACCTTCCCTTTTTCTAACAGGATTATGAATCTCTGCAAACAGACAGGTATATGATCCCTTATCTCTTGGAGAACTGGAACCGCGCGCGCGCGCCTTTCTGGCCGTACTTTTTCCGCTCTACGGCCCTGGGGTCGCGGGTCAACAGCCCTTCCTTGCGAAGCTTGATGCGCGACTCGCCGTCCACTTCAAGGAGCGCCTTTGATATCCCGTGTCTGATGGCGCCGGCCTGGCCGGAGTTTCCGCCGCCGAGCACGTTCACCAGGACATCGAACTTGTCCACCGTACCGGTTACCTCAAACGGCTGACGAATGATCATCTTGAGCACTTCGCGACCGAAGTACTGGTCCATGGTCTTGTCGTTGATAGTGACCTTGCCGCTGCCGGGCATCATCCATACCCTGGCGATGGAATTCTTTCTCCTGCCTGTTGCATAATATCTTGATACGGTTGCCGCTGATGCTGACATTAAAAATCCTCCTCAGATGGTTCAAGTTTACCCTTGGTTATTTAACGATCATCTCCACCGGCTGCTGCGCAGCGTGTGGGTGCTTGTCCCCTGCGTAGACCTTAAGCTTGGTGAGCATCTGCTTGCCAAGCCTGGTCTTGGGGAGCATGCCTTCGACGGCCATCATCACCACGTCCTCCGGCTTGGTCCTCATGAGCGTACCTGCGCTAACCGTCTTAAGACCGCCGGGAAACCCCGAGTGGCTGTAGTACATTTTATTATCGAGCTTCCTGCCGGTCAGATGGACCTTGCCTGCGTTCACCACGATCACGAAGTCGCCGGTGTCAACATGAGTGGTGTAGATTGGTTTGGTTTTGCCTTTCAGTACAGAGGCGATGACGGTTGCCAATCTGCCCAGAGTCTTGCCGTTGGCATCAACGATGAACCACTTTCTTTCAATATCTTCTGCTTTTGCTGAATACGTAGCCATAATTCCCACCTTGTAGTAATCTTAATATTTTTTTTAAGAATAGCGAATATAAACAATTTCATAAGATTTGTCAAGCATTTTTGTATGGGGATATCCAACGAAGAGGTAGGGAGTTATCAGATGTCTGCATATGCCGACGGCAAGTTAGCCATTAAAAATCAATTGGTTATGCTGCATCTTATCGGGCTTTGCTACGGTATCAAATGGTTAAAAAAAAACAAAGGCAATGACTGCTCACCGCCTTTGTTTGCTTCTCTCTCCACCTGCCGACCAAAAAGGGGCAGTCTCACTCAGGACCACCCCTCCGTTTCTTCATTCACCTCTTCTCAATTGCAATTACGCTTTCTCGGCAGGTCGGTCTTTTATCGCTGTCGGCACGGACACGACATATCCCAAAACCGTTCCAATCAAGCCTCCGACCACGAGACTCACTACTGCCGCACAGGCTATCCCGACCACAATGCCCATGACCACGGCTGCCCTCACGAAAAGCGTGGGCTCAACCGCACCACCCATAATCTTCTGGAGCAGGATCAGGGTCCCGAAGCTCCCGAAGTAGAATCCCGGCATTATCCCGAAAACCAGAAAAACCAAACCACCTGCAGTTGCGCCGATTTTCATCCCTGTTTTAACTGTCTCGTTTCTCATGGCAAACCCCCTTTTAGCCGAAGCTATTGATCTTTTTTCGATCTCTATCAACTATCTCTGTGCAGCTTTTGCTTTTCCAGCATTTTCTTTGGGATGAGTGCCTGATTCAAGCACCCTGCCCACGAGCCAACCAATGGTCGATGTGGCTGTCACCATCGCGATTCCGGCCACCAGAACCCCGATAAGCATGGACGCGAGCACTATGACCCTGGCTACAAGTCCTGGCTGGAGCGGAAGCCCGAAGAGCCATCCTGCGATATTAATACCCATGGCACCGCCTAACAGGCTGCCGGGCATAAGCCCGAAGAGTGCGAAGAGCACTAATCCTGCGCCTGCTCCGATGTATGCTGTCTTTCTTTCTATTGTGGTCTTCATGGTCATGTCCTCCTTTTTCGCTTAATCTTGATTATTAAATTGCATCAACCGTGCCAGAACATAACTTGTTGATTTAATTAAAAATTGGTCGTTTTATATTTTGCAAAATTGAGAAAACCCACGGGTGTTTTATAGGATTGCGAAAAAATACTGCGGAAAGAAATTTTTCCTTGAAACGTGAGCACATATATGGTATTTTATGGGTCGCCTTTTAAAAAGGCATATCTCATTACACACGCACCAGGACCTGTGGCAGGGTGTCCCGATTTAAAACGGGATCTGCCCGGGAATGATCGGCGCGGAGGTAAAAACCTGAAGGAGGGACGTCATGTCCACGATCACCATGAAGGAGTTGTTGGAGGCTGGAGTACACTTCGGCCACCAGGCAAAACGATGGAACCCCAAGATGAAGAAGTACATCTTCGGAGAGCGCAACGGGATCTATATCATAGACCTCCAGAAGACGCTCAAGCTGTTCAAGGAAGCCTACGAGTTTGTCCGCACAGCCTCTTCCGAGGGTAAAGACATCCTGTTCGTCGGCACCAAAAAGCAGGCTCAGGATGCAATTACTGAAGAAGCAAAACGGTGCGGGATGTACTATATCTCAAGCCGCTGGCTCGGCGGCATGCTCACCAATTTTGCCACCATCAAGAAAAGCATCGACCGTCTCAAGAAGATCGAGAAGATGAAAGAAGACGGCACCTACGACAAGCTCACGAAGAAGGAAGTAGCCGGACTCGAGAAAGAGCGCACCAAACTCGAAAAGATCCTCTGCGGCATCAAAACCATGTCCCAGCCACCGTCCATGATCTTCATCATCGACCCCCGCAAGGAGACGATCGCGGTCCAGGAAGCGAATAAGCTTGGCATCACGGTGGTCGCCGTGGTCGACACAAACTGCGACCCCGATAATATCGACTATGTTATTCCGGGCAACGACGATGCGATCCGCGCCATCCGATTGATGGCATCGAAGGTCGCCGATGCTGTCATCGAAGGCAAACAGGCCATCTCCAAGGAAACTGGAGAGGCCGTGGAAGCAGAGAAAGCCGCGGGTGAAACGCCGGCTGTTGCCGCATCGGAGCCCGCGCTCGAGGATGCTGACGCCACCGCAGAAGAAGCATAATACAAAGGGGGGGCCTTCCGGCCCTGTGCGCACCTGTTGTACAGTGATGATGCAACAATGCGACTTATCGGTCAACCGGGACGTAAGCCGTTCCGTCTGGAAGCATCGGCTCTCCGCGTCGCATCGCTGTTTTCGATTTTCGATGAAAGGAGTTTTCTTTGATGGCAACAATATCTGCGAGTGCAGTGAAGGATTTGAGGGGAAAAACCGGCGTCGGCATGATGGAGGCAAAAAAGGCGCTTGAAGAAACCAGCGGCGATTTTGAAAAAGCCGTCGATCTCCTGAGGAAGAAGGGGCTGTCCGCAGCAGCGAAAAAAGCCGCGCGGGTGGCGGCCGAGGGCATGATTGCTTCCACCATCCAGGCGGGCGGAAAGACCGGCGTGATGGTCGAGGTGAACAGCGAAACCGACTTTGTGGCTAAGAACGATGACTTCCAGCGCTTCGCAAAGGAGCTCGCCGAGCTCGTGGCCGCCAAGAAGCCGGCCGATATAGTTGCGCTGTCACAGCTTTCGATCGGTAGCGATACTGTTGAGGCCAGGCGCAACGCGCTGATCCAGAAGATCGGCGAGAACATAGCGATTCGCCGCTTCGTATGCTATGAGACCTCCGGTAACATCGCTATTTATCTGCACGGTACCCGTATCGGCGTCATGGTGGACTACACCGGCGGCGACGAACAGCTCGGTAGGGACATGGCCATGCACATAGCCGCAGCAAATCCGCAGTTCCTGAACAGGGAAACCGTGCCAACCGAAATACTCGACCGCGAACGCGCGGTGTACGAGGCCCAGGCCAAGGAATCGGGTAAACCCGCAGCCATTATCGGCAAAATGGTAGAGGGAAAACTCGAAAAGTTTTACTCCGAGGCCTGCCTCATGGACCAGGTGTACATCAAGGACCCCGACGGCAAGCTCAAGATCAGGGAGTGCCTGAAGAAGGCCGGCGGAAACGTCGTGCTCAATCGCTTTGTTCGATTCCAGCTCGGCGAAGGGATCGAGAAAAAGAAGGAAAATTTTGCCGAGGAAGTCGCGGCCCAGCTTAAATAATATGGCGAAACCACGCTACAAACGCATCCTGCTCAAACTCTCGGGCGAGGCCCTCATGGGTGATCAGGGGTACGGCATCGACCATGCCGTGCTCGACACGATCACCTCGGAGGTGAAAGAGGTCTGCAGCCTCGGTGTCGAAGTCGCCATCGTCATCGGCGGGGGTAATATCTTCCGCGGCTTATCGGGCGCTGCAAAGGGCATGGAGCGTGCGAGCGCCGATTACATGGGTATGCTCGCCACGGTGCTGAACGCTTTGGCGCTTCAGAATGTTCTGGAGAACAAGGGCGTAGTCACCCGGGTACAGTCGGCGATCGAGATGCGAGAACTCGCCGAGACGTACATACGCCGCCGCGCCGTGCGTCATTTGGAAAAGCACCGCGTGGTCATCTTCGCCGCGGGCACCGGCAACCCCTACTTCACGACAGACACCGCGGCAGCGCTTCGGGCAATGGAGATCGGGGCCGAGGTCATTATGAAGGCGACCAAGGTGGACGGCGTATACAGCGCCGACCCCATGAAAGACAAGACCGCCACCAAGTTCAACAGCCTGACGTATATTGAAGTGCTTCAGAAGGACCTCCGCGTCATGGATGCCACGGCCATATCCCTTTGCATGGACAACGGCCTTCCTATTATTGTCTTCAACCTCAACGTCCCCGGCAATATCAAGAAGATCGTGTTAGGCGAAACCGTCGGGACGCTCGTGACCGGGAGGAACAATGCTTAGCGAGCAGAAGAAAAAAGCGGAAGAGAAGATGAGCAAGGCGCTCGATGTCCTCAGAAAGGAGTTTACCACGCTCCGCACCGGCAGGGCCTCGCTCGGCATGCTCGACGGGATCATGGTGGATTTCTATGGCACGCCCACAGCGCTCAACCAGGTGTCGAACTTGGCTATGCCCGACCCTCGGATGATCACCATCCAGCCCTGGGAACCGAAGATGCTCGGCGAGATAGAGAAGGCAATCCTGAAATCGGACGTCGGGATCACACCCTCGAACGACGGCAAGATCATCCGCCTCGGAATCCCGCCCCTGACTGAGGAGCGACGGCAGCAGATTGTGAAACACGCGAAGAAACTGGCCGAGGACGCGCGTGTCGCTGTCCGGAACATCCGCAGGGACGTGAACGACGATATCAAGAAGAAGAGCAAGGACAAAGAAACCCACGTTTCCGAGGACGAGGTCAAGAAGCTGCAGGACGAAATACAGAAGACAACAGACAGCTATATAATAAAGATCGATGATCTGCTCGCCCACAAGGAAAAAGAGATCATGACCGTGTAGACGCATTTCCGTTTTTTTACGAAATACACCCCATTATGCCCCCCCCTCATGGAAAGAAAGTATCGCGGAAAAAGCGCCGGCACTATCCGCCCGTTATTCATTTCTTATCCAGAACCACCAGGTCTCCTCAAATGACGCTAAGATGTTCCGACTCACACTGAGCAATCGTTCGGATTCGCGCCGAAACCTTCTTGTGGCACATCCACGGACTTGGGTAATCTGTACCGTATAGCAACTAATTTCACACTTCGAATATCGCACTTTTTTGCAGCTTTACCTTGACAAAAGCACAGAAATCGACATATTATTATGCGTTTCCCTTGAAGCAGCGATCCCGCTGTACAAATGTGGAAGGAGGAGCTCGTGAAAGTTGAGCAGATATCCATATTCCTCGAGAACAAATCGGGCCGCCTTGCAGAGGTTACCGATATCCTTGCCAGGAATGGGATCAACTTGAGGGCTCTCTCCCTGGCCGACACGGCTGATTTCGGGATCTTCCGGCTTATCGTCAACGATACGGAAAAGGCCGTCACCCTTCTGAAGGACAAGGGATTCACCATTGCGAAGAATGAGGTTGTTGCCGTGATCGTGCCTGACCAGCCCGGTGGCCTCGCCGGCATTCTCGCCACTCTTCAGGGCAAGAGCATCAATGTTGAATATATGTACGCTTTCGTCCAGAAGAGCGAGGGAAATGCTGTCCTGATATTCCGGTTCGATGATATCGAGAAGGCCATCGATGCACTGCGGAAGGCGGACGTCAGGATATTGAGCGGAGAAGCAGTACAGAGATTGTAGGATCATCCCCTGCCGGCGCGCAGGGTTATTATTCTAAGGAGGAGAAACGATCATGAAATTCTTGAAATTAGCAGCAACCGCAGCATGCATCATCGTCCTGTCGATCACCCAGGCATTGGCGGGTAATACGATCAAAGTAGGCGCGATCCTGTCCGTAACCGGACCGGCGTCGTTCCTCGGTGCACCCGAGGCAAAGACGCTTGAGATGCTGGTCGAGGATATCAATGCCAGGGGCGGGATCAACGGTTCCAAGGTGGAGCTGGTGATCAAGGACTCGGGCGGCAGCCCGGAGAAGGCTGTCTCCTTTGCCAAACAGCTCATTGATGAAGACAAGGTCTTTGCGATCCTCGGCCCCTCCACCAGCGGCGAGACCATGGCCATCAAGAACATCGCTGAAGAAGGAAAGACCATCCTCCTTTCCTGCGCCGCGGCAGAGGTGATCGTGAACCCCGTGGCCAAGTATGTATTCAAGACTCCCCAGATGGACCGCGACGCCGTCCTGAGGATTTTCCAGCAGATGAAAAAAATGAACATCACGAAGATCGGCGTGCTGTCCTCCAACACGGGCTTCGGCAAGGCCGGCAAGGAGCAGCTCGAGAAGCTCGCTCCGGCGACCGGCATTCAGGTCCTGATCAGCGAGGTCTATGACAAGGCGGCCACGGACCTGACTGCCGAGGTGACGAAAGTGAAGGCGGCCAATGTCCAGGCGATCGTGAACTGGTCCATCGAGCCCGCCCAGGCCATCGTGATCAAGAACGCCCGCCAGATCGGCATAACCGTTCCGATCTTCCAGAGCCACGGTTTCGGCAACATCAACTATGTAAAGACTGCGGGCGCCGCGGCCGAGGGCGTCATCTTCCCGGCAGGCAGGCTCCTCGTTGCCGATACGCTGTCCGACAAGAACCCCCAGAAGTCGCTGCTCCTGTCCTATAAAAAATCCTACGAGACGAAGTATAAGGAAGAGGTGAGCACCTTCGGCGGACATGCCTATGATGCCCTGCTCATTCTCGCCGAGGCAATCAAGACTGCCGGAACAGACAAAGAAAAGGTCAGGACCGCCCTTGAAAACATCAAGGGCCTGGTCGGCACGGCCGGCATCTTCAACTTCTCGGCCACGGACCACAACGGCCTCGATACCATGGCCTTTGAAATGCTGACCGTGAAGGACGGCAAGTTCACGGTGCTGGATAAATAAAGCACGCACAATTTCAGACAGGGAGTGTCCGGCAGGGACGGGCACTCCCTGTTGTTTCAGAACATCAACATCCGGTCATCCCGGGCAGGACGTACCCGGGAAACGTGCGCAGTATTGCGTATCTCTGTAAGGAGGAGACTCACCATGGTGGTCAATAAGTTCATTGCGGTAATAGTCGGTGTTCTTTCGTTGTTTGCCGCTCCGGCATTCGCCGAGGACACGATCAAGGTCGGGGCCATTCTTGCCGTTACCGGCCCCGCATCAAACCTCGGTGCGCCCGAGGCGCGAACCCTCGAGATGCTCGTGGCGGACATCAACGCAAAGGGCGGCATCATCGGCAAGAAGGTCGAGCTCCTTGTCAAGGACACCGGCGGCAGTCCCGAAAAAGCAGTCTCCTTTGCGAAGCAGCTGATCGAGGAAGATAAGGTGTTCGCCATCATCGGCCCATCCACCAGCGGTGAGACCATGGCGATCAAGAACATTGCCGAAGAGGGAAAGACGATCCTTCTTTCCTGCGCCGCGGCCGAGGTCATTGTCAATCCGCTTGCGAAATATGTGTTCAAGGTGGCGCCGAAGGACAATTACGCCGCGATGAAAATCTTCCAGCAGATGAAGAAGATGAAGATCTCGAAGATCGGCGTTCTTTCAAGTAATACAGGGTTCGGCAAGGCGGGCAAGGAGCAACTCGAGAAGCTCGCGCTTGAGAACGGCATCCATATCCTGATCAGCGAGGTATACGACAAGTCTGCGACGGACCTCACTGCCGAGGTCACCAAGCTCAAGGCAAAAGGCGTACAGGCGATCGTGAACTGGTCCATCGAGCCTGCGCAGTCCATCGTGATCAAAAATGCGCGCCAGATCGGACTGCGGGTGCCGGTCTTCCAGAGCCACGGCTTCGCCAATATTCAGTACGTCCAGGCCGCGGGTATTGCCGCCGAGGGTGTGATCTTCCCGGCCAGCAGGATCATCGTTGCGGACCTGCTCCCTGATAAGCATCCGCAAAAGTCCGTTGTCCTGGCCTACAAGAAAGCCTATGAGACAAAATATAGCGAGGAGGTAAGCACGTTCGGCGGTCATGCCTATGACGCGCTGATGATCCTCGCCCGGGCCATCCGCGAGGGCGGCTATGACCGGGAAAAAGTACGGACCTCCATCGAGCACATAAAGGGATTCGTCGGCACCGCCGGTATTTTCTCCTTTTCGCCGACGGACCATAACGGCCTCGATATCGAATCCTTTGTCATGCTGACGGTGAAGGATGGTAAATTCGCGTTGCTGGAAAAATAGGACCTCACCACAGAAACACGGAGTTTGAAATCCGAGGGAGAATGGACGATCACGCCGCGGCGTGACTTAGTTCACGAAGATGATGGACGCGTACGCCTGAGCTAGTGCGTCTCTCTTACCTCGTCTTTCGTCCATCTTGCCCGCTTATTTCCTCCATGTCCTTGTGTCTTCGTGGTAAATAACAATCCTATCTGTCTTACGCGGATGAGGAGTCTTTTTTGATCGAGCTCTTTTTTCAATACCTCGTTGCCGGCCTGACCTATGGCACCATTTACGCCATTGTCGGCATCGGGTTCAACATTATCTACAATGCCACGGGGATCATCAACTTCGCCCAGGGCGAGTTCGTCATGCTCGGCGGCATGATCGCCGTGACCCTGCATGGTTTCCTACCGCTTCCGTTCGCGGTGCTCGGCGCCGTGCTGATCACAATGATCATCGGCGGGCTTATCGAGATGACCTTTATCCGGTGGCTCGTGAAGCCGTCCGTGCTCAGGATGATCATCATTACCATCGGCCTTTCCATCCTGATACGGGAAGCAGCGCTCTTCACCTGGGGCGAAGGAGTCCGCTCCCTGCCTTACTTCACGGGGAACGAGATCTCTGCTCTCTCGCTCGGTAATGTCCGCATTTCCCCACAGGTCATCTGGAGCATCGGTGTCTGTTCTGTCATCGTTTTTCTACTGAACCTTTTTTTCAAACATACCATGCTCGGCAGGGAAATGCGCGCCTGCGCTGCGAACCGTGACGCGGCGGCGCTCTGCGGCATCCCGACCAGGAATATGATCACCCTTTCCTTTGTCCTCTCCGCCGGCATCGGCGCGCTGGCCGGGTGCGTGGTCTCGCCGATCACGTATACGCAGTATAATATCGGCGCCGGTCTGGCCATCAAGGGTTTTACCGTTGCGATCCTCGGCGGCCTCGGCAACAGCATGGCCGCCGTGGCAGCAGGCTTCATCCTCGGCATTCTCGAGTCCTTCAGCATCTGGGTCCTGCCGACAGCCTACAAGGACACGATCTCCATCTCCATCCTGCTTGCCATGCTGTTCGTAAGGCCGAGCGGACTGTTTGGAAATAAAGAAGCCATGCGGCTGAAGGATTTTTGATGAAGACCCCGCGATTTACTCAGATCCTGACCCTCGTTGCCGTGGTCACCCTTGTCCAGCTGCTGACGCTGGCGGTTGGTAAGGAGTTCTATCTCACGCAGCTTACGATGACGGCTTACTATTCGCTCATTGTGGTCGGGTTGTGTCTCCTGATGGGGTTCGCAGGACAGATCTCGCTAGGCCATGCGGGCTTCTTCGCCATCGGCGGGTATACGTCGGCCGTCCTCACTACGCTGGATCTGTCAACCTTCAAGGACGCCGCTCTTGTCGCTCTGCTTACGAAGCTCCGGATCCTGACAAACCGGCAGGACCTCTACGGCCATTCGCTTTTGAGCGTCCATCCCTGGGCCGCCTGCATCGTTGCAGTACTGCTTGCGCTCGTCATTTCCTGGGCCATCGGCATCCCGGTGCTGAAGCTCAAGGGGCATTACCTCGCCATGGCGACACTGGGGTTCGGGACGATCATTTACAGTCT
Coding sequences:
- the argJ gene encoding bifunctional glutamate N-acetyltransferase/amino-acid acetyltransferase ArgJ, which produces MRILDTKNFSVPGYKAWGIHCGIKKTDKKDLAIIYSDREAAVAGVFTKNRVKAASILLDMARVRSGKGQAIIANSGCANACTGKQGLTDARATAEIAARELGIKPEAVYVASTGVIGEFLPMSKMATGISTAVGLLSTFGWEQAAEAIMTTDLYPKISIVQEEIGGKTVTIAGIAKGSGMIHPNMATMLCFIVTNANISGPMLKKSLLASTESSFNNITVDGDMSTNDLILCMANGAALNKRPVAGGKDSKKFQVCLDTVARSLAKQVVKDGEGATKFVEIEVRNARSPVEAKRAAMTVAKSSLVKTALFGEDANWGRIMAALGYSGVEMDEARTDIFIGKSKLVEKGLGQGKHADREATLALKQREVQIIIDLHKGKASATVWTCDMSCEYVKINAAYRS
- the argC gene encoding N-acetyl-gamma-glutamyl-phosphate reductase; its protein translation is MSDEKLNIAIVGSSGYTGGELMRILLNHSRVVVTAITSEKSAGKPIASIFPHLAGLTSLVCEPLDPDAIAKKSDFVFLALPHVTAQEAAFRFHLLGKKVVDLSADYRLTDPSVYAMWYENTHQYPELLKQAVYGLPELHREKIKKASLIANPGCYPTSAILGLAPLMQKGRVDLGSIIIDSKSGVSGSGRSPSLAHHYPEVNEGLMAYKVGTHRHTPEIEQELSALAGKQIILSFTPHLVPMNRGILTTIYAKQKSPVDTDQLHAWYRDFYQDAPFVRLLPIGQFPNVRNVRGSNFCDIGVYADTRTGRAVVVTAIDNLVKGASGQAIQNMNLMMGFNEAEGLRLAGVFP
- the rpsI gene encoding 30S ribosomal protein S9, yielding MSASAATVSRYYATGRRKNSIARVWMMPGSGKVTINDKTMDQYFGREVLKMIIRQPFEVTGTVDKFDVLVNVLGGGNSGQAGAIRHGISKALLEVDGESRIKLRKEGLLTRDPRAVERKKYGQKGARARFQFSKR
- the rplM gene encoding 50S ribosomal protein L13; translation: MATYSAKAEDIERKWFIVDANGKTLGRLATVIASVLKGKTKPIYTTHVDTGDFVIVVNAGKVHLTGRKLDNKMYYSHSGFPGGLKTVSAGTLMRTKPEDVVMMAVEGMLPKTRLGKQMLTKLKVYAGDKHPHAAQQPVEMIVK
- the rpsB gene encoding 30S ribosomal protein S2; protein product: MSTITMKELLEAGVHFGHQAKRWNPKMKKYIFGERNGIYIIDLQKTLKLFKEAYEFVRTASSEGKDILFVGTKKQAQDAITEEAKRCGMYYISSRWLGGMLTNFATIKKSIDRLKKIEKMKEDGTYDKLTKKEVAGLEKERTKLEKILCGIKTMSQPPSMIFIIDPRKETIAVQEANKLGITVVAVVDTNCDPDNIDYVIPGNDDAIRAIRLMASKVADAVIEGKQAISKETGEAVEAEKAAGETPAVAASEPALEDADATAEEA
- the tsf gene encoding translation elongation factor Ts, whose translation is MATISASAVKDLRGKTGVGMMEAKKALEETSGDFEKAVDLLRKKGLSAAAKKAARVAAEGMIASTIQAGGKTGVMVEVNSETDFVAKNDDFQRFAKELAELVAAKKPADIVALSQLSIGSDTVEARRNALIQKIGENIAIRRFVCYETSGNIAIYLHGTRIGVMVDYTGGDEQLGRDMAMHIAAANPQFLNRETVPTEILDRERAVYEAQAKESGKPAAIIGKMVEGKLEKFYSEACLMDQVYIKDPDGKLKIRECLKKAGGNVVLNRFVRFQLGEGIEKKKENFAEEVAAQLK
- the pyrH gene encoding UMP kinase; this translates as MAKPRYKRILLKLSGEALMGDQGYGIDHAVLDTITSEVKEVCSLGVEVAIVIGGGNIFRGLSGAAKGMERASADYMGMLATVLNALALQNVLENKGVVTRVQSAIEMRELAETYIRRRAVRHLEKHRVVIFAAGTGNPYFTTDTAAALRAMEIGAEVIMKATKVDGVYSADPMKDKTATKFNSLTYIEVLQKDLRVMDATAISLCMDNGLPIIVFNLNVPGNIKKIVLGETVGTLVTGRNNA
- the frr gene encoding ribosome recycling factor codes for the protein MLSEQKKKAEEKMSKALDVLRKEFTTLRTGRASLGMLDGIMVDFYGTPTALNQVSNLAMPDPRMITIQPWEPKMLGEIEKAILKSDVGITPSNDGKIIRLGIPPLTEERRQQIVKHAKKLAEDARVAVRNIRRDVNDDIKKKSKDKETHVSEDEVKKLQDEIQKTTDSYIIKIDDLLAHKEKEIMTV
- a CDS encoding ACT domain-containing protein; amino-acid sequence: MKVEQISIFLENKSGRLAEVTDILARNGINLRALSLADTADFGIFRLIVNDTEKAVTLLKDKGFTIAKNEVVAVIVPDQPGGLAGILATLQGKSINVEYMYAFVQKSEGNAVLIFRFDDIEKAIDALRKADVRILSGEAVQRL
- a CDS encoding ABC transporter substrate-binding protein, with the translated sequence MKFLKLAATAACIIVLSITQALAGNTIKVGAILSVTGPASFLGAPEAKTLEMLVEDINARGGINGSKVELVIKDSGGSPEKAVSFAKQLIDEDKVFAILGPSTSGETMAIKNIAEEGKTILLSCAAAEVIVNPVAKYVFKTPQMDRDAVLRIFQQMKKMNITKIGVLSSNTGFGKAGKEQLEKLAPATGIQVLISEVYDKAATDLTAEVTKVKAANVQAIVNWSIEPAQAIVIKNARQIGITVPIFQSHGFGNINYVKTAGAAAEGVIFPAGRLLVADTLSDKNPQKSLLLSYKKSYETKYKEEVSTFGGHAYDALLILAEAIKTAGTDKEKVRTALENIKGLVGTAGIFNFSATDHNGLDTMAFEMLTVKDGKFTVLDK